A stretch of the Deltaproteobacteria bacterium genome encodes the following:
- the ccsB gene encoding c-type cytochrome biogenesis protein CcsB, giving the protein MIKSLMFFDMAFWFYLITAVLYILNWIVKYDWIGKSATVMAFIAIFANTMILVTRTIESGHAPFSNLYESMVLFVWATAIGYLIIEFRYKIKVIGAVVMPLAFIAMFSASQLPYRFQNVEKLNPALQSIWLEIHVFTTFVGYAAFAIAFGLSIMYLIKELMIEKGRRNALIDAFPATTILDELSYKGIMWGFPFLTIGIITGAYWANNAWGTYWSWDPKETWSLITWFIYAAYLHARVTRGWRGKRAAWLSVIGFLAVIFLYWGVSFILPGLHAYA; this is encoded by the coding sequence ATGATAAAATCCCTTATGTTCTTTGATATGGCATTTTGGTTCTATCTTATAACTGCCGTATTGTATATACTTAACTGGATTGTTAAGTATGACTGGATTGGAAAGTCTGCTACAGTAATGGCATTTATTGCGATTTTTGCAAATACAATGATACTGGTTACAAGGACTATAGAGTCAGGTCATGCGCCTTTTTCAAATCTTTACGAATCAATGGTTTTATTTGTATGGGCTACAGCAATAGGTTATCTTATTATTGAATTCAGGTATAAGATTAAGGTCATAGGTGCTGTTGTGATGCCGTTGGCATTTATTGCTATGTTTTCTGCATCGCAACTGCCGTACAGGTTTCAGAATGTTGAGAAGTTGAACCCTGCACTGCAGAGCATATGGCTGGAAATCCATGTATTTACAACATTTGTAGGTTATGCTGCCTTTGCCATAGCATTTGGTTTGTCTATAATGTATCTAATAAAGGAGTTGATGATTGAAAAGGGGAGAAGGAATGCCTTGATAGATGCATTTCCTGCGACTACAATACTGGATGAATTGAGTTATAAGGGCATTATGTGGGGATTTCCGTTTCTGACAATAGGTATAATCACAGGGGCATACTGGGCAAATAACGCATGGGGCACATACTGGAGTTGGGACCCGAAGGAGACATGGTCGCTTATTACATGGTTTATCTATGCAGCGTATCTTCATGCAAGGGTTACAAGGGGATGGAGGGGCAAGAGGGCTGCATGGCTCTCAGTCATTGGCTTTCTGGCAGTGATATTCCTTTACTGGGGGGTTAGTTTTATCCTGCCAGGGTTACATGCGTATGCATAA
- a CDS encoding TlpA family protein disulfide reductase has translation WCKPCREEMPSMQDIYAGLKEQNFEILAVSIDKGDTDVIEKFVKEYGLTFPILLDRKNRIKEDYKTTGVPETFIIDQNGIIAEKVVGPREWRAEEGLKMIMELLKNGPKTPEEYKKGLKAKG, from the coding sequence CATGGTGCAAGCCGTGCAGAGAAGAAATGCCGTCAATGCAGGATATATATGCAGGTTTGAAAGAACAGAATTTTGAGATACTGGCAGTGAGTATTGACAAGGGTGATACTGATGTCATAGAGAAGTTTGTTAAAGAATACGGTCTTACATTTCCTATCTTGCTTGACAGAAAGAACAGAATAAAAGAGGATTATAAAACTACAGGGGTGCCTGAGACATTTATAATAGACCAGAACGGAATAATTGCTGAAAAGGTTGTTGGTCCCAGAGAATGGCGGGCAGAGGAAGGACTGAAGATGATTATGGAATTATTGAAAAATGGTCCAAAGACTCCTGAAGAATATAAAAAGGGGTTAAAGGCAAAAGGGTGA
- a CDS encoding redoxin domain-containing protein: protein MSVEAGTRAPEFTLPDLKGGNKSLSEYRGKVVFIN from the coding sequence ATGTCTGTTGAGGCAGGGACGCGGGCACCTGAATTTACACTTCCAGATTTAAAAGGTGGGAATAAAAGTCTTTCGGAATATAGGGGCAAGGTTGTATTTATAAACT